From a single Mangifera indica cultivar Alphonso chromosome 19, CATAS_Mindica_2.1, whole genome shotgun sequence genomic region:
- the LOC123202902 gene encoding non-specific lipid transfer protein GPI-anchored 31-like: MAKILLANCLLLANTLAAVASGSPTTPEPPAPSPSSTSTDCSTIIYNMANCVPFLSKGGEDAKPDPSCCTAFKSVLRVNAGCICEALKSSASLGIDLNMTKAATLSWACGVSASPISKCSIASPPGGAPVNPPSPPEKTPTPPPSEPSGQAPAREPSAHGGTYSTCASLEVIIMSVVVALLFRM, encoded by the exons ATGGCGAAAATCCTCTTGGCAAACTGCTTACTGTTAGCAAATACACTGGCTGCGGTGGCCAGTGGTTCTCCTACAACCCCTGAACCACCGGCTCCTTCTCCATCATCAACAAGTACGGATTGCTCCACAATCATTTATAACATGGCAAACTGTGTTCCATTTTTGAGTAAAGGCGGCGAAGATGCAAAGCCAGACCCTTCTTGCTGCACTGCATTTAAATCGGTGCTGAGAGTAAATGCTGGTTGCATTTGTGAAGCATTGAAGAGCAGTGCTTCTTTGGGCATTGATTTGAACATGACTAAGGCTGCAACCCTATCTTGGGCCTGTGGGGTTTCTGCTTCCCCCATTAGCAAATGCAGCA TTGCTTCCCCTCCGGGTGGAGCTCCCG TTAACCCGCCGTCACCACCGGAGAAGACTCCAACGCCACCACCTTCGGAGCCCTCCGGCCAAGCTCCAGCACGGGAACCGTCAGCACATGGTGGAACATACAGCACTTGTGCTTCCTTGGAAGTTATTATTATGAGTGTGGTTGTTGCTTTGTTGTTTAGGATGTGA
- the LOC123203020 gene encoding FCS-Like Zinc finger 6-like — protein MTPQNQEEVKMLLGKRPRPSMKRTTSLSEITFDIGEPAPVADNHQNNPFNITTRQKQVVYGGGGGGGGGYDSLDQRLLSMVWPRYNHRRRSSDFSDSDHFLRACCLCKRRLVPGRDIYMYRGDSAFCSLECRQYQMNQDERNEKCSFASAKKQAASPNGGAKSGTVAAV, from the exons ATGACACCACAAAATCAAGAGGAAGTAAAGATGTTGTTGGGAAAGAGACCTCGTCCTTCAATGAAGCGAACAACAAGCCTCAGTGAGATCACCTTTGATATAGGTGAACCAGCACCTGTTGCAGATAATCACCAGAACAACCCCTTCAATATTACAACACGCCAGAAGCAGGTAGTTTACGGgggcggcggcggcggcggcggtggGTATGATAGTTTAGATCAACGGCTCTTGTCCATGGTCTGGCCGAGATATAATCATAGGAGACGGTCATCTGATTTTTCTGACTCTGATCACTTCTTGAGAGCTTGTTGTCTCTGTAAACGTCGATTGGTGCCCGGCCGTGACATATACATGTATAG GGGAGATAGCGCTTTTTGTAGCCTTGAATGCAGGcaatatcaaatgaatcaaGATGAGAGGAACGAGAAGTGCTCGTTTGCTTCAGCAAAGAAACAAGCTGCATCTCCCAACGGCGGCGCCAAGAGTGGGACTGTGGCGGCTGTGTAG